The proteins below are encoded in one region of Marinobacter sp. F4206:
- a CDS encoding S41 family peptidase, with product MKRVRSPLNAFPLRAIALATCFSTASGLALAQDEAQGQQLLEGIQDGERVEITLPDPEKQLPLDDLRKFTEVFSRIKDAYVEEVDDRQLLESAIKGMLSDLDPHSTYLAPKDYEELEESTSGEFGGLGIEVGMENGFVKVIAPIDDTPAQKAGVQAGDLIIKLDEKPVKGMGLEEAVQLMRGKPGTILTLTIMREGESAPIEIKVERDVIKVTSIKSRMLENGYGYVRITQFQADTGGQFLQALGSLEDDNGSDLDGLVIDLRNNPGGVLQAAVETADALLDEGLIVYTEGRIQSSRLRFSAKAGDVMADTPIVVLINGGSASASEILAGALQDHERAVIMGTQSFGKGSVQTVIPLDETHAIKMTTARYYTPDGRSIQATGIKPDIEVRPAELKELDSQPFFTEADLSGHLEGQNEGDQPATDGTPEDASMASLTDRDYQLRSALNLLQGMHILNRKGNGNATSEGQDAEQ from the coding sequence ATGAAACGGGTCAGAAGTCCACTCAACGCCTTTCCTTTGCGCGCCATTGCTCTCGCGACCTGTTTCAGCACAGCATCCGGACTGGCCCTCGCCCAGGATGAAGCCCAGGGCCAGCAACTGCTGGAAGGTATCCAGGATGGCGAACGGGTCGAAATCACCCTCCCGGATCCGGAAAAACAGCTTCCCCTGGACGACCTGCGCAAGTTCACCGAAGTGTTCAGCCGCATCAAAGACGCGTACGTGGAAGAGGTGGACGATCGCCAGTTACTGGAAAGCGCCATCAAGGGCATGCTCTCCGATCTGGATCCCCATTCTACCTACCTCGCGCCCAAAGATTACGAAGAACTGGAGGAGAGCACCTCCGGTGAGTTTGGCGGCCTCGGCATCGAAGTCGGCATGGAAAACGGTTTTGTGAAGGTAATAGCCCCGATCGACGACACGCCGGCTCAAAAAGCCGGCGTTCAGGCGGGCGACCTGATCATCAAGCTCGATGAAAAGCCGGTCAAGGGCATGGGCCTGGAAGAAGCGGTCCAGCTCATGCGCGGCAAGCCCGGCACCATCCTCACTCTGACCATCATGCGAGAAGGCGAAAGCGCGCCCATCGAGATCAAGGTTGAGCGCGATGTCATCAAGGTCACCAGCATAAAATCCCGGATGCTCGAGAATGGCTACGGCTACGTCCGCATTACCCAGTTCCAGGCGGACACCGGCGGCCAGTTCCTTCAGGCTCTTGGCTCGCTTGAGGACGACAACGGCAGCGATCTCGATGGCCTGGTCATCGATCTGCGCAACAACCCCGGTGGCGTGCTTCAGGCAGCCGTCGAAACCGCTGACGCCCTGCTCGATGAAGGCCTGATTGTCTACACGGAGGGGCGCATCCAGAGCTCACGGCTGCGTTTCAGTGCGAAGGCGGGCGATGTGATGGCGGACACGCCGATCGTGGTTCTGATCAACGGCGGCTCGGCCTCAGCGTCGGAAATCCTGGCCGGCGCTCTTCAGGATCACGAGCGCGCCGTCATCATGGGTACCCAGTCCTTTGGCAAGGGCAGTGTCCAGACCGTGATCCCGCTTGACGAGACCCACGCCATCAAAATGACCACCGCCCGTTACTACACCCCGGACGGTCGCTCCATCCAGGCCACCGGCATCAAACCGGATATCGAAGTCCGCCCGGCCGAGCTCAAAGAACTGGACAGCCAGCCCTTCTTCACTGAAGCAGATCTGAGCGGGCACCTTGAAGGCCAGAATGAGGGCGACCAACCGGCGACGGACGGGACTCCTGAAGATGCCTCAATGGCTTCACTGACCGACCGGGACTACCAGCTGCGCTCTGCCCTGAACCTTCTCCAAGGGATGCACATCCTCAACCGTAAGGGTAATGGCAACGCCACGTCAGAGGGACAGGACGCCGAGCAGTGA
- a CDS encoding divergent polysaccharide deacetylase family protein: protein MPLAAQEPDKEGAGSSLPPTIAIIIDDMGHNLHEGERLARIDQPLTLAFLPYRRYTVPLAKLAHQQHKEIMLHAPMANTRNFDLGPGGLTSDMDERRIATTLRRSLQSIPHVQGVNNHMGSLLTQKLQTMDWVMQELRQYPVYFVDSRTIASSVAGDVARAYQIPSLTRDVFLDHEQTEAFVDRQFKLLIKRARENGSAIGIGHPHKVTVDYLEKHLPELDAQGVAVATISGLWAIRNGNREMFVEGEKQAIRPAYARKP, encoded by the coding sequence ATGCCCCTTGCCGCGCAAGAACCGGACAAGGAGGGCGCGGGCAGCTCCCTGCCGCCGACCATTGCCATCATCATTGATGACATGGGCCACAACCTCCACGAAGGCGAGCGCCTGGCCCGGATAGACCAGCCTCTGACCCTCGCGTTTCTGCCCTACCGGCGCTACACGGTCCCGCTGGCCAAACTGGCCCACCAGCAGCACAAGGAAATCATGCTGCACGCCCCCATGGCCAATACCCGAAACTTTGATCTCGGGCCCGGCGGGCTGACGTCCGACATGGATGAACGTCGCATCGCAACTACCCTGCGACGGTCACTGCAGTCCATCCCACACGTCCAGGGCGTGAACAATCATATGGGCAGCCTACTGACCCAGAAGCTCCAGACCATGGACTGGGTGATGCAGGAACTCAGGCAGTATCCGGTCTACTTCGTCGACAGCCGGACCATCGCCTCATCCGTCGCCGGCGATGTCGCCCGGGCCTACCAGATTCCGAGCCTGACCCGTGACGTTTTTCTTGACCACGAGCAGACTGAGGCGTTTGTCGACCGGCAGTTCAAACTGCTGATCAAGCGCGCGCGGGAAAACGGCAGCGCCATCGGCATCGGCCATCCGCACAAGGTGACGGTGGATTACCTGGAGAAACACTTGCCGGAGCTGGACGCCCAGGGTGTGGCCGTAGCGACCATCAGCGGGCTATGGGCCATCCGCAATGGCAATCGCGAGATGTTCGTGGAAGGGGAAAAGCAGGCCATACGACCTGCCTACGCCAGAAAGCCCTAA
- the hisF gene encoding imidazole glycerol phosphate synthase subunit HisF, protein MGLAKRIIPCLDVDKGRVVKGVNFVDIRDAGDPVEVARRYNEQGADEITFLDITASHESRDTTYETVERMAAEVFIPLTVGGGVRTVDDIRKLLNAGADKVSINTAAVFNPEFVHEAAERFGSQCIVVAIDAKRVSSEGEEPRWEIFTHGGRKPTGLDAVEWARKMVEMGAGELLLTSMDRDGTKIGFDLGLTRAISDAVIVPVIASGGVGELQHLADGVTEGGADAVLAASIFHFGQHTIPEAKAFMKSQGIEVRD, encoded by the coding sequence ATGGGTCTGGCAAAACGCATTATCCCGTGTCTCGATGTCGATAAAGGCCGAGTGGTAAAAGGGGTCAACTTCGTTGATATCCGGGACGCCGGCGATCCCGTCGAAGTGGCCCGCCGTTACAACGAGCAGGGCGCCGACGAGATTACCTTCCTGGACATCACCGCCAGTCACGAAAGCCGTGACACCACCTATGAGACGGTCGAGCGCATGGCGGCCGAAGTTTTCATTCCGTTGACCGTCGGTGGCGGTGTCCGAACGGTAGACGATATCCGCAAGCTGCTGAACGCCGGTGCTGACAAGGTCTCCATCAACACCGCCGCGGTGTTCAATCCCGAATTCGTGCACGAAGCCGCCGAGCGTTTTGGTAGCCAGTGCATTGTGGTAGCCATCGACGCCAAGCGGGTCAGTTCAGAAGGTGAAGAGCCGCGCTGGGAAATCTTTACCCACGGTGGCCGCAAGCCCACCGGGCTGGATGCCGTGGAATGGGCCCGGAAAATGGTCGAGATGGGTGCCGGCGAGCTGCTGCTGACGAGTATGGACCGTGACGGCACCAAGATCGGTTTCGATCTGGGGCTAACCCGTGCCATCAGTGATGCGGTGATTGTTCCGGTGATAGCCTCAGGTGGCGTTGGTGAGCTCCAGCACTTGGCCGATGGCGTGACCGAAGGTGGCGCCGATGCGGTATTGGCAGCCTCCATCTTTCACTTCGGTCAGCACACCATTCCCGAGGCCAAGGCTTTCATGAAGAGTCAGGGGATCGAAGTCCGCGATTAG
- the hisA gene encoding 1-(5-phosphoribosyl)-5-[(5-phosphoribosylamino)methylideneamino]imidazole-4-carboxamide isomerase: MLIIPAIDLKDGKCVRLRQGRMDDSTVFGDDPVDMATRWVEAGARRLHLVDLNGAFAGEPVNGEIVQAIARKYPDLPIQIGGGIRSAETIEAYLKAGVQWVIIGTKAVKEPEFVTEMCKRFPGHIIVGLDAKDGRVATDGWAEVSEVMATDLARRFANDGVESIVYTDISRDGMMQGVNVEATAALAEEGGIPVIASGGVTNMDDLKRLATVADKGILGAITGRAIYEGTLDVAEAQAFCDGLKA, encoded by the coding sequence ATGCTGATTATCCCTGCCATTGATCTCAAAGACGGTAAGTGTGTGCGCCTGCGCCAGGGCCGGATGGACGATTCAACCGTCTTCGGTGACGACCCGGTTGATATGGCCACCCGTTGGGTAGAGGCCGGCGCCCGTCGCCTGCATCTGGTGGATCTCAATGGCGCCTTCGCCGGTGAGCCCGTCAACGGTGAAATCGTGCAGGCCATTGCCCGCAAGTATCCTGACCTGCCGATCCAGATCGGTGGTGGTATCCGCTCTGCAGAAACGATCGAGGCCTACCTCAAGGCCGGAGTGCAGTGGGTGATCATTGGCACCAAGGCGGTCAAGGAACCTGAGTTTGTGACCGAGATGTGCAAGCGCTTCCCCGGCCACATCATTGTGGGTCTGGATGCCAAGGATGGTCGTGTCGCCACCGATGGCTGGGCGGAAGTGTCCGAAGTGATGGCAACCGATCTGGCCAGGCGTTTCGCCAATGATGGCGTCGAGTCAATCGTGTACACCGACATCAGTCGCGACGGCATGATGCAGGGTGTAAACGTGGAAGCCACCGCTGCGTTGGCTGAAGAGGGTGGTATTCCAGTGATTGCCTCCGGCGGGGTCACCAACATGGATGACCTGAAGCGGCTGGCAACCGTCGCGGACAAGGGAATTCTTGGTGCCATTACCGGTCGTGCCATCTACGAAGGTACGTTGGACGTTGCCGAAGCGCAGGCATTCTGCGACGGCCTCAAGGCGTAA
- the hisH gene encoding imidazole glycerol phosphate synthase subunit HisH, translated as MKTVAIIDYGMGNLHSARKAVEHVAPDVRVLVTDNADQIREADHVILPGVGAIRDCMHEIRRLEVDALVREVSRDRPFLGICVGMQALMSRSEENGGVDCINLFPSQVRYFGDHLVENGERLKVPHMGWNEVHQTVDHPMWHNIPDGDRFYFVHSYYAEAEGNADIAGRSHYGVDLAAAVARDNIFAVQFHPEKSARAGLQLLKNFVDWSGK; from the coding sequence ATGAAGACCGTTGCCATTATCGATTACGGCATGGGGAACCTGCACTCGGCCCGTAAGGCGGTTGAGCACGTGGCGCCGGACGTCAGGGTGCTGGTTACCGATAACGCTGATCAGATCCGCGAGGCAGACCATGTCATCCTGCCCGGCGTCGGCGCCATCCGCGACTGCATGCATGAAATCCGTCGTCTGGAGGTGGACGCACTGGTGCGGGAAGTCTCCAGGGACCGTCCGTTTCTGGGGATCTGTGTCGGCATGCAGGCCTTGATGTCCCGCAGTGAAGAGAACGGCGGCGTTGACTGTATTAATCTCTTTCCTTCCCAGGTCCGTTATTTTGGCGACCACCTGGTCGAGAACGGTGAGCGCCTCAAGGTGCCGCACATGGGCTGGAATGAGGTGCATCAGACCGTCGATCATCCGATGTGGCACAACATCCCCGATGGCGACCGCTTCTACTTTGTTCACAGCTATTACGCCGAGGCCGAGGGTAATGCCGACATCGCCGGGCGTAGCCACTACGGTGTGGACCTCGCTGCGGCCGTCGCCCGCGACAACATCTTTGCGGTGCAGTTCCACCCGGAGAAGAGCGCCCGGGCCGGCCTGCAGCTGCTGAAAAACTTTGTTGACTGGTCCGGCAAGTAA
- the hisB gene encoding imidazoleglycerol-phosphate dehydratase HisB, which translates to MAERKARVERNTLETQITVEIDLDGTGKSSFDTGVPFLEHMMDQIARHGLVDLNIVSQGDLHIDDHHTVEDIGITLGQAFKQAVGDKKGIRRYGHAYVPLDEALSRVVIDLSGRPGLMMDVPYTRGAVGGFDVDLFEEFFHGFVNHSMVTLHIDNLKGKNTHHQIETVFKAFGRALRMAIEMDERMAGITPSTKGSL; encoded by the coding sequence ATGGCCGAACGTAAGGCTCGGGTAGAACGAAATACCCTCGAAACCCAGATTACCGTTGAGATTGACCTCGACGGCACCGGTAAATCCAGTTTTGATACTGGCGTTCCCTTCCTCGAACACATGATGGACCAGATTGCCCGCCACGGGCTGGTGGATCTGAACATCGTTTCCCAAGGTGACCTGCATATCGATGATCACCACACCGTGGAAGATATCGGTATTACCCTGGGGCAGGCGTTCAAGCAGGCCGTGGGCGACAAGAAAGGCATCCGTCGCTATGGCCACGCCTACGTGCCTCTGGATGAGGCGCTGTCGCGCGTGGTGATTGACCTGTCTGGTCGTCCTGGCCTGATGATGGACGTGCCCTATACCCGCGGGGCTGTCGGCGGTTTTGATGTCGATCTGTTCGAAGAGTTCTTCCATGGCTTCGTGAACCATTCCATGGTGACGCTGCACATCGATAATCTGAAGGGCAAGAATACCCACCATCAGATCGAGACCGTCTTCAAGGCCTTCGGCCGAGCCCTGCGCATGGCGATCGAAATGGATGAGCGGATGGCGGGCATTACGCCGTCCACCAAAGGCTCTCTGTAA
- a CDS encoding SRPBCC family protein, with product MAITVSIELNRDLEISGGYDEVFDLLADVPRSASYFPKVHKLTDLGDNAYRWEMEKVGVDKHAIQSIYACKYHADKEAGRITWEPVKGEGNGVVRGSWTITAKDDKVTAVKFQTSAELTVPLPSLLKLAISPVIKHEFNSLVDTYMSNLKKAV from the coding sequence GTGGCTATTACCGTATCGATTGAGCTCAACCGGGATCTCGAAATTTCCGGTGGCTACGATGAAGTCTTTGATTTGTTGGCGGATGTGCCACGTTCTGCCAGCTATTTCCCGAAGGTGCACAAGCTGACCGATCTGGGAGATAACGCCTACCGCTGGGAAATGGAAAAGGTGGGGGTCGACAAGCACGCGATCCAGTCCATCTACGCCTGCAAATACCACGCGGACAAGGAAGCCGGGCGTATCACCTGGGAGCCGGTCAAGGGCGAGGGTAACGGCGTCGTGCGTGGTTCCTGGACCATTACGGCCAAGGATGACAAGGTCACGGCGGTGAAATTCCAGACCAGCGCCGAGCTTACGGTGCCGCTGCCGAGTCTGCTGAAGCTGGCAATCAGCCCGGTCATCAAGCACGAGTTCAACAGCCTCGTGGACACCTACATGAGCAACCTGAAAAAGGCCGTCTGA
- a CDS encoding AsmA family protein gives MKAVRYLLIAVIALILLAVVAVAVAMAVINPNDYKPQIEQAVEKQTNLDLVLEGDIGWSFIPLGLELNNVQANLEGNRFVALEQMVAQLDFWSLISMSPQVDTFVLSGLEANLEVNEKGEGNWTRIMPEPAEGDAGGEQETAQAEQEQQAEPAGEETGGEPLNFNVDNVEISNAQVHYTDKSTGQAVTLENFNVNASQITLGSEFPLDISFRVETAKPQFEVDGSISARLAANEALNDFAVSGLKAVFDMNGEPFGGKSVTAELTGSANANLENETATLSEFTASVANLSMTTDLDVKGFGDKPSLSGSINVQEFSLKDLLNELGQPAVPTSDPDVLDALAFSTSIGGEPGKIGLSDLTLKLDDTTFTGAGSYNLANSGLVFNLQGDKLNADRYLPPKSEDDTKAGESASGSQEQTASTKTAQSTPESDLLPLETLRTLLLDIDFGLAELVVSNLTINEVKASTTAKDGLIRVDEFSGKLYDGRFGANVTLDARSDNPKWKIGSDVTNVQTLPLLTDLAEVDMLSGGANLKVNVTTSGNRVSVLREKADGQISFNLAEGQFRKMNLTRMACQGIAIANQESLSTSDWGATTPFNDMRGTLDIKGNTVTNTDLVAALAGMKLEGVGTIDLKQTTLDYEAGLRIVGEIHRDEACRVTEYVENVVIPVECRGNFSEDPAGLCSFDGSRFRDTLKTIASNAAKAKAEEEVDRAREKAEKKINEKLEEELGDKLKGLFK, from the coding sequence ATGAAAGCTGTTCGTTATCTGCTGATCGCGGTTATTGCACTGATACTGCTGGCCGTGGTGGCAGTCGCCGTTGCGATGGCGGTCATCAATCCCAACGATTACAAACCACAGATTGAGCAGGCAGTCGAGAAACAGACCAATCTTGACCTGGTCCTCGAAGGCGACATCGGATGGTCGTTCATCCCCCTTGGCCTTGAACTGAACAATGTGCAAGCCAACCTCGAAGGCAACCGTTTTGTGGCGCTGGAGCAGATGGTGGCCCAACTCGATTTCTGGTCTCTGATCAGCATGTCGCCCCAGGTGGATACCTTTGTCCTGAGCGGACTGGAAGCAAACCTTGAGGTGAACGAAAAAGGCGAAGGCAACTGGACGAGGATCATGCCGGAGCCTGCCGAAGGCGACGCGGGCGGCGAACAGGAGACCGCACAAGCCGAACAGGAACAGCAGGCGGAGCCGGCCGGGGAGGAAACCGGTGGAGAGCCGTTGAATTTCAACGTCGACAACGTCGAGATATCCAACGCGCAGGTGCACTACACCGACAAGAGTACCGGCCAGGCCGTCACGCTTGAAAACTTCAACGTGAACGCGAGCCAGATCACCCTGGGCTCGGAGTTCCCCCTGGATATCAGTTTCCGGGTCGAGACGGCCAAACCACAGTTTGAGGTAGACGGCAGCATCAGCGCCCGCCTCGCCGCCAACGAAGCGCTCAATGACTTTGCGGTATCCGGCCTGAAAGCCGTTTTCGACATGAACGGCGAACCCTTCGGCGGAAAATCCGTAACTGCGGAGCTGACCGGTTCCGCCAACGCCAATCTGGAGAACGAGACCGCGACCCTGAGCGAATTCACGGCCAGTGTCGCCAACCTCTCGATGACCACGGATCTGGACGTCAAAGGCTTTGGTGACAAGCCGTCCCTCAGCGGTTCGATTAATGTGCAGGAGTTTTCCCTGAAGGATCTGCTCAACGAGCTCGGGCAGCCTGCCGTGCCCACCAGCGATCCGGACGTGCTTGATGCCCTTGCATTTTCCACCAGCATTGGCGGCGAACCCGGCAAGATTGGATTGTCGGACCTGACGCTCAAGCTCGACGACACCACGTTCACCGGGGCTGGCAGCTACAACCTCGCCAACAGTGGGCTGGTCTTCAACCTCCAGGGCGACAAGCTGAATGCCGACCGCTACCTGCCGCCGAAATCCGAAGACGACACCAAAGCGGGCGAAAGCGCCAGTGGTTCGCAGGAGCAAACAGCCTCCACCAAGACGGCACAGAGTACTCCGGAAAGCGACCTGCTGCCGCTTGAAACCCTGCGCACCCTGCTGCTCGATATCGACTTCGGCCTGGCAGAACTGGTTGTCAGCAACCTGACCATCAACGAGGTCAAGGCCAGCACGACAGCCAAGGACGGCCTGATCAGGGTCGACGAGTTCAGCGGGAAACTCTATGACGGCAGATTCGGTGCCAATGTAACCCTGGACGCTCGCAGCGATAATCCGAAATGGAAGATCGGCTCTGATGTGACCAACGTGCAGACCTTGCCCCTGCTCACGGACCTCGCCGAGGTGGACATGCTCTCGGGCGGCGCCAACCTGAAGGTCAATGTGACGACCTCAGGCAACCGCGTTTCGGTATTGCGCGAGAAGGCAGACGGGCAAATCAGCTTCAACCTGGCCGAGGGGCAGTTCCGCAAGATGAACCTGACCCGCATGGCCTGCCAGGGCATCGCCATTGCCAACCAGGAAAGCCTGAGCACCAGCGACTGGGGCGCCACCACGCCCTTTAACGACATGCGCGGCACCCTGGACATCAAGGGTAACACCGTGACGAACACCGACCTTGTCGCCGCGCTTGCCGGCATGAAGCTCGAGGGCGTCGGCACCATCGACCTGAAGCAGACCACGCTTGACTACGAAGCCGGCCTGCGGATTGTCGGCGAAATCCACCGGGATGAAGCATGCCGGGTAACCGAATACGTTGAGAACGTGGTGATTCCGGTTGAATGCCGCGGCAACTTCTCGGAAGACCCGGCCGGCCTGTGCTCCTTCGACGGCTCCCGCTTCCGCGACACCCTGAAAACCATCGCCTCCAATGCCGCAAAAGCCAAGGCTGAGGAAGAGGTAGATCGGGCCAGGGAAAAAGCAGAGAAGAAGATCAATGAAAAGCTTGAGGAAGAGCTTGGCGACAAACTCAAGGGTCTGTTCAAGTAA
- the mutY gene encoding A/G-specific adenine glycosylase: MPDRFADKLLDWYDQHGRHDLPWHTDQNAYRVWVSEIMLQQTQVATVIPYFSAFMERFPDVRALAEAPVDDVLGHWSGLGYYARARNLQKAAKTVVEEFGGEFPDSQDELETLTGIGRSTAAAIVAQAFGKRAAILDGNVKRVLARYHAVPGWPGQTAVLKQLWQHAEAHTPDARVRDYTQAIMDLGAMVCTRSRPKCDTCPLQRGCTAYARGETTLYPGSKPKKAKPEKTTWMLILEDAAGRILMERRPPNGIWGGLWSLPELDPAIGADELQEACEQQLGVRCGDPDLISGFRHTFSHYHLHIQPARLTVSVDNNVADDDRLRWLHRDEALTLGLPAPIRTLLTEPEQATLL, from the coding sequence ATGCCGGACCGCTTCGCCGATAAACTCCTCGACTGGTACGACCAACACGGCAGGCATGACCTGCCGTGGCACACAGACCAGAACGCTTATCGAGTCTGGGTCTCCGAGATCATGCTTCAGCAGACCCAGGTGGCCACCGTCATCCCCTACTTCAGTGCTTTCATGGAGCGGTTCCCGGACGTGAGGGCCCTCGCCGAAGCGCCGGTGGACGACGTACTGGGCCACTGGTCCGGCCTTGGCTATTACGCCCGTGCCCGAAACCTCCAGAAAGCCGCCAAAACCGTGGTCGAGGAATTCGGGGGCGAGTTCCCGGATAGCCAGGATGAACTGGAAACGCTGACCGGCATTGGGCGCTCCACCGCTGCCGCTATCGTGGCTCAGGCCTTCGGCAAACGCGCCGCGATTCTGGACGGCAACGTCAAACGCGTGCTGGCGCGCTATCACGCCGTTCCTGGCTGGCCCGGACAGACCGCTGTGCTGAAACAGCTTTGGCAACATGCCGAAGCACACACACCCGACGCCCGGGTAAGAGACTATACCCAGGCGATCATGGATCTCGGGGCTATGGTATGCACCCGCAGCCGCCCAAAATGCGACACCTGCCCGCTCCAGCGGGGCTGTACCGCGTACGCCAGGGGCGAGACAACGCTGTACCCCGGCTCCAAGCCCAAGAAGGCCAAACCCGAAAAGACCACCTGGATGCTCATCCTCGAGGACGCCGCAGGTCGCATCCTGATGGAACGCCGACCACCCAACGGAATCTGGGGAGGCTTGTGGAGCCTGCCTGAACTGGACCCAGCCATTGGGGCGGATGAACTGCAAGAGGCCTGTGAGCAACAGCTGGGTGTGAGATGCGGCGACCCCGACCTGATCAGCGGCTTTCGCCACACCTTCAGCCACTACCATTTGCACATCCAGCCCGCGAGGCTGACGGTGTCCGTGGATAACAACGTGGCCGATGATGACCGACTTCGCTGGCTGCATCGGGATGAAGCCCTGACGCTTGGCCTGCCCGCACCCATTCGCACGCTGCTGACAGAACCGGAGCAGGCCACCCTGCTCTGA
- a CDS encoding oxidative damage protection protein: protein MSRTVFCRKYQKELDGLDFPPMPGKKGQELFDTISKQAWEEWQAQQTMLINEKHLSLMDPNTRKYLQAQMERFFDNEPFDKAEGYVPPEQ from the coding sequence ATGAGCCGCACTGTTTTTTGTCGCAAGTACCAGAAAGAGCTCGACGGCCTGGACTTTCCCCCGATGCCTGGCAAGAAAGGGCAGGAACTGTTCGACACCATCTCAAAACAGGCGTGGGAAGAATGGCAGGCGCAACAAACCATGCTGATCAACGAAAAACACCTGAGCCTGATGGACCCGAACACCCGGAAATACCTGCAGGCACAGATGGAACGCTTCTTCGACAATGAGCCGTTCGACAAGGCCGAAGGGTACGTTCCACCAGAGCAGTAA
- a CDS encoding alpha/beta hydrolase, giving the protein MRDSSVDDYSFGWGLVLLLITQLISACAEKPVGELELMPPPDVYGSDRLNPLPERAPYLDIPYDGILYATDRQPAGPDDKESFYLNERGQVLRLGYAEIQMGESDLTWEQARQVSLLKSRTDEFPVKVVDATEWGIVGETIPYWVDVDLPEEGPLPPDAVDRFAEAINSQLARSDSKDVYVYTHGYLVTFENPLLVSAELWHFLGYRGAFIAYSWPATPHRLAYIRDSDTAIGYARNLRLLLEVLAEKTVADEIHIIGYSNGTRLVVRALEQLALMNHNRTEEEIQQALRIGNVILVGSDIDRAAFGNSLADGLLRVSRHLSIYVSEHDKALGISRFLTNQRRLGELWTADGNEIHPQARQALEKLRGQISFINVSEAEGSSSGNGHHYFRQSPWASSDILMTLYYGLGPEERGLVRQEDLPVFTFPPDYISRLWENIQRLNPDVSGTHR; this is encoded by the coding sequence ATGAGAGACAGCTCGGTTGACGATTACTCGTTTGGATGGGGCCTCGTCCTGCTGCTCATTACACAACTTATTTCCGCATGTGCGGAAAAACCGGTCGGCGAACTGGAGCTTATGCCACCACCGGATGTTTACGGTAGTGACCGACTCAATCCGCTGCCAGAGCGAGCCCCCTATCTGGATATCCCCTACGACGGGATTCTTTACGCAACCGACCGCCAGCCTGCCGGCCCGGATGATAAAGAGTCCTTCTACCTGAATGAGCGTGGACAGGTTCTTCGCCTGGGTTATGCCGAAATTCAGATGGGAGAGAGTGACCTGACCTGGGAGCAGGCACGGCAAGTGTCTCTACTGAAATCCAGAACGGATGAGTTTCCGGTAAAAGTGGTGGATGCGACCGAGTGGGGGATCGTAGGAGAGACGATTCCCTACTGGGTGGATGTCGATCTACCGGAAGAAGGGCCGTTGCCGCCGGACGCTGTTGATCGTTTTGCTGAAGCCATCAATTCACAACTGGCGCGCTCGGATTCAAAAGACGTTTATGTTTACACCCATGGCTATCTGGTGACCTTTGAAAACCCTTTGCTGGTGTCGGCGGAGCTTTGGCACTTCCTGGGGTATCGTGGGGCTTTCATTGCTTATTCATGGCCGGCGACACCACATCGTCTGGCCTACATCAGGGATTCGGACACAGCAATCGGATACGCCAGAAATCTGCGATTGCTCTTGGAGGTATTGGCCGAGAAAACCGTCGCTGACGAGATTCACATCATTGGCTATAGCAATGGAACCAGGCTCGTGGTGAGAGCCCTGGAACAGCTGGCGCTGATGAACCACAACCGGACCGAGGAGGAGATCCAGCAAGCCCTTCGTATCGGCAACGTTATTCTGGTCGGTAGCGATATTGACCGAGCCGCATTCGGAAACTCGCTTGCTGATGGTCTCTTGAGAGTAAGCCGGCATCTCTCGATCTATGTGTCAGAGCATGACAAGGCCCTTGGCATCTCAAGGTTTCTAACCAACCAGCGCCGCCTGGGAGAGCTGTGGACGGCTGACGGTAATGAGATTCACCCACAGGCGCGCCAGGCGTTGGAAAAACTGCGAGGACAGATAAGCTTTATCAATGTCAGCGAAGCAGAGGGCTCCTCCTCCGGCAACGGTCACCATTACTTCCGCCAAAGCCCCTGGGCCAGCAGCGACATACTCATGACCTTATATTATGGGTTGGGGCCCGAGGAGCGAGGTCTTGTCCGGCAAGAGGATCTGCCCGTCTTTACCTTCCCGCCTGATTACATCTCTCGCCTGTGGGAAAACATCCAGCGATTGAATCCGGACGTGTCTGGGACGCACCGATAG